One region of Flavobacterium sp. GSB-24 genomic DNA includes:
- a CDS encoding DUF3526 domain-containing protein has product MKLLHTELLIARHFKNSIFKNQAVYIITIFIGILLLYAAFTGWDNYKSQNETSEKYQHESREDWLKNPDKNPHRMAHYGNFAFRKSTPLSVFEFGMEPFFGNAIFLEAHKQNTANFSEAGFSNSMLRFGEISIAMVLQVLLPLLIFFFGFNAVAYERENGTLKILLTQGISWKQLLIGKILGIASVIMMLFAPTIIVLVLVWLFLQDFAFTTDETVKMLLFVLFHLAYLLLFCVIAVLISAASKTSKKALITLIGIWLLFTIILPRTTQAIGAYIYEAPSKIQFNSDIEKDILKQGDSHNPNDPHYKAIKDSLLRAYKVDSVQKLPFNYSGYIMTEGEKISSRIYNEHLAELLKIYKKQNSFSKTVSFLNPFIAMKNLSMGLSNTDYESYVDFQKQAEDYRYTMAQKMNGLQIKYISNKKPGQNDKPLTIGKEHWADVEEFHYEPKKIGTVLKNEIISIISIILWISLLFILVRIASKKLKAI; this is encoded by the coding sequence ATGAAATTACTTCACACAGAACTCCTTATAGCCAGGCATTTTAAAAACTCGATTTTTAAAAATCAGGCAGTTTATATTATTACCATTTTTATTGGAATCTTGCTCTTATATGCGGCATTCACGGGCTGGGACAATTACAAGAGCCAAAACGAAACCAGCGAAAAATATCAGCATGAATCTCGAGAAGACTGGCTGAAAAATCCAGATAAGAATCCGCATAGAATGGCGCATTATGGAAACTTTGCTTTTAGAAAAAGTACACCATTAAGTGTTTTCGAATTTGGAATGGAACCTTTTTTTGGAAATGCAATTTTCTTGGAAGCCCACAAACAAAATACAGCCAATTTCTCTGAAGCTGGATTTTCGAACAGTATGCTTCGTTTTGGCGAAATCAGTATTGCAATGGTGCTGCAGGTTTTGTTACCGCTTCTTATTTTTTTCTTCGGATTTAATGCTGTAGCGTACGAACGTGAAAACGGAACTTTAAAAATCCTTTTAACGCAGGGAATCAGTTGGAAACAGCTTCTTATTGGAAAAATTTTAGGAATTGCAAGTGTCATTATGATGCTTTTTGCTCCAACTATAATTGTTTTGGTTTTGGTCTGGCTTTTTCTACAAGACTTCGCCTTTACAACAGACGAGACCGTAAAAATGCTTTTATTTGTTCTTTTTCATTTGGCTTATCTCCTATTGTTCTGTGTTATTGCGGTTTTAATTTCGGCAGCAAGCAAAACATCTAAAAAAGCTTTGATCACACTTATTGGGATTTGGCTTCTTTTTACCATTATTCTGCCAAGAACAACGCAGGCAATTGGGGCATATATTTACGAAGCGCCTTCTAAGATCCAATTTAACAGCGATATCGAAAAAGATATTTTGAAGCAGGGAGACAGCCATAATCCGAATGATCCGCATTACAAGGCTATAAAAGATTCACTACTTCGCGCTTATAAAGTCGATTCTGTGCAAAAACTTCCCTTTAATTATTCGGGTTATATTATGACCGAAGGAGAAAAAATTAGTTCCAGAATTTATAATGAGCATTTAGCCGAGCTTTTAAAAATTTATAAAAAGCAGAATAGCTTTTCAAAGACAGTTTCCTTTTTGAATCCGTTTATCGCGATGAAAAACTTATCGATGGGTTTATCCAATACCGATTACGAATCGTATGTAGATTTTCAAAAACAAGCCGAAGATTATCGTTATACAATGGCGCAGAAAATGAATGGATTGCAGATTAAATACATCAGCAATAAAAAACCTGGACAAAATGATAAACCGCTTACCATTGGTAAAGAACATTGGGCCGATGTAGAGGAATTTCACTATGAACCTAAAAAAATCGGAACGGTTCTTAAAAACGAAATTATCTCGATTATTTCAATTATTCTCTGGATTTCACTGC